One region of Polypterus senegalus isolate Bchr_013 chromosome 11, ASM1683550v1, whole genome shotgun sequence genomic DNA includes:
- the LOC120539018 gene encoding uncharacterized protein LOC120539018, producing the protein MASVPSASARAAVIRCRGSLFGRKQPKKASSNGSGLKRIPSIQWVPQALGWKDHTGWASRNNEKRSVGALLNVKCRRKQVSNPSGTSAPKQPCPRRNQEYRFRSLLPFRMSFSRKDCRTRNLASAEVVRDSLTHWHVGAPYPLEARHAVLRLTVPLGPHLGLPASPALQFSTWTNLVRRCLCWTGPLSAVWYTLAPWNGDRHSGRENSCQDHQCPLQKNQNCEPNEEAQWKVARRIQSMEKEGVSRD; encoded by the exons ATGGCATCTGTACCGTCCGCCTCGGCCAGGGCCGCCGTGATACGGTGTCGGGGCAGTTTGTTTGGACGAAAGCAACCCAAGAAGGCCTCATCTAACGGCAGCGGGCTTAAGCGTATCCCTTCAATCCAGTGGGTGCCACAGGCTCTCGGCTGGAAGGACCACACAGGGTGGGCTTCCAGAAACAATGAGAAACGGTCAGTCGGTGCcctattaaatgtaaaatgtcgACGGAAGCAGGTCAGTAATCCGTCCGGCACTTCGGCGCCAAAGCAGCCTTGCCCGCGAAGGAATCAAGAGTATCGATTCCGCTCCCTTCTTCCTTTTCGGATGAGTTTTTCTAGAAAGGACTGCAGGACTCGAAACTTGGCGAGTGCCGAGGTTGTCCGGGATAGCCTGACCCACTGGCATGTCGGCGCCCCCTATCCCCTGGAGGCTCGTCACGCCGTCCTCCGCCTCACGGTACCGTTGGGACCGCATCTGGGACTCCCTGCTTCTCCGGCGCTCCAGTTCTCCACCTGGACGAACCTCGTCAGGAGGTGCCTCTGCTGGACGGGACCGCTTTCCGCGGTGTGGTACACATTAGCCCCGTGGAACGGTGACAGGCACTCGGGAAGAGAG AACTCTTGCCAAGATCACCAGTGCCCTCTGCAGAAAAACCAAAACTGTGAACCGAATGAAGAAGCTCAGTGGAAAGTGGCACGCAGAATTCAAAGTATGGAGAAGGAAGGCGTATCCCGGGACTAA